In a single window of the Pontibacter russatus genome:
- a CDS encoding phosphocholine-specific phospholipase C — MSTRRDFIKKAALLAGGAGIWDTLPASVLKAFAIDPEQGTTFYDAEHVVILMQENRSFDHCFGTLRGVRGFHDPRAIQLPDRNLVWLQSDAEGRTFAPFRMDIKDTKATWMDSLPHSWENQVDARNKGRFDRWLEAKRSGEDEYKDIPLTLGYYTREDIPFYYALADAFTVCDQHFCSSLTGTTANRMFLWSGKLKDKPGDMANVRNSDVSYNKEVSWKTFPERLEENDISWKVYQNELSIPTGLSGEDDPWLGNFTDNNLEWFAQYNVRFSKAHYSYLQKRLAALPREIAELEARDGAPSGTKEEELQQKKEELASVRAALETWSPENFGKLSARQRSLHEKAFATNSADPHYHQTETLAYRDNGTAHSTKVPKGDVLHQFRQDVAGGKLPTVSWLVAPQNFSDHPSAPWYGAWYVSEALDILTQNPEVWKKTIFILTYDENDGYFDHTPPFVAPKPNDPDSGKVSGGIDTADEYVSLEEEMRRKGMDRRNMRESPVGLGYRVPMVIASPWTRGGWVNSEVCDITSTLQFLEKFLSKKTGKAITETNISTWRRTVTGDMTSAFRPYEGEDIKLPAPVERDTFVKGIHSARFKKLPSDYRQLSKEELEQINASPTGSPLLPQQERGTRPSCALPYELYVDGRLNEDRKSFEITFHAANKVFGQNAAGAPFNVYAPGKYLQANKDGDMRFEAVKTWAYAAEAGSTIQEKWPLGHFEDGKYHLRVYGPNGFFREFAGNGKDPAVEVNVGYQRKETKATSKLSGALELKVVNGGNAKLKVEITDHAYGNPLITKAISAAAEALVRIDTASSFGWYDFSVRVQGNPAFERRYAGRAETGNPSQSDPFMARV; from the coding sequence ATGAGTACCAGAAGAGACTTTATAAAGAAGGCGGCGCTCCTGGCCGGAGGCGCGGGCATATGGGACACGCTGCCAGCCTCCGTCCTGAAAGCCTTTGCCATCGATCCGGAGCAGGGAACAACCTTCTACGATGCAGAGCACGTGGTGATACTCATGCAGGAGAACCGCTCTTTCGACCATTGCTTCGGCACGCTCCGGGGTGTAAGGGGGTTTCATGATCCGCGTGCCATCCAACTTCCGGACAGGAACCTGGTGTGGCTGCAGTCGGACGCGGAGGGCCGCACGTTTGCGCCCTTCCGTATGGATATAAAAGACACAAAAGCCACCTGGATGGACTCCCTGCCCCATTCCTGGGAAAACCAGGTGGACGCCCGCAACAAGGGCAGGTTCGACCGGTGGCTGGAGGCGAAACGGTCAGGGGAGGACGAATACAAAGACATTCCGCTTACCCTGGGGTATTACACCCGCGAGGACATCCCTTTTTACTATGCGCTGGCAGATGCCTTTACCGTGTGCGACCAGCATTTCTGCTCCTCGCTTACCGGCACGACGGCCAACCGCATGTTTCTCTGGAGCGGCAAACTGAAGGACAAGCCCGGCGACATGGCCAACGTGCGGAACTCAGATGTTTCCTACAACAAGGAAGTAAGCTGGAAAACATTTCCGGAGCGGCTCGAAGAGAACGATATCTCCTGGAAGGTATACCAGAATGAACTGAGCATCCCGACCGGGCTGAGCGGGGAGGACGACCCCTGGCTGGGCAACTTCACCGACAATAACCTGGAATGGTTTGCGCAGTACAACGTGCGCTTCAGCAAAGCCCACTACAGCTACCTGCAGAAAAGGCTGGCCGCCTTGCCCCGGGAGATAGCGGAACTGGAGGCCCGAGACGGAGCGCCTTCAGGCACGAAAGAGGAGGAGCTACAGCAAAAAAAGGAAGAGTTGGCGTCTGTCAGGGCGGCCTTGGAAACCTGGAGCCCGGAGAACTTCGGAAAGCTGTCAGCACGGCAGCGAAGCCTGCACGAGAAGGCCTTCGCAACAAATAGCGCCGATCCCCATTACCATCAAACGGAAACACTGGCCTACAGGGATAATGGCACCGCGCACAGCACGAAAGTGCCGAAGGGAGACGTGCTGCACCAGTTCCGCCAGGATGTGGCTGGCGGCAAGCTGCCGACCGTGTCCTGGCTGGTAGCGCCGCAGAATTTCTCCGACCACCCGAGCGCCCCCTGGTACGGCGCCTGGTACGTTTCCGAGGCGCTGGATATCCTGACGCAGAACCCCGAGGTATGGAAGAAAACCATTTTTATCCTGACCTACGACGAAAACGACGGGTACTTTGATCATACCCCTCCCTTTGTTGCGCCAAAGCCAAACGACCCGGACAGCGGCAAAGTATCAGGGGGCATTGACACGGCCGATGAATATGTGTCGCTGGAAGAGGAGATGCGGCGCAAGGGCATGGACAGGCGCAATATGCGCGAAAGCCCCGTCGGCCTCGGTTACCGTGTGCCCATGGTCATCGCCTCGCCCTGGACGCGGGGCGGCTGGGTGAATTCCGAGGTTTGTGACATTACATCCACCCTACAGTTTCTGGAGAAATTCCTGAGCAAGAAAACAGGGAAAGCCATCACAGAAACCAACATCAGCACCTGGCGCCGCACCGTGACCGGCGATATGACGTCGGCTTTCAGGCCTTACGAGGGCGAAGATATAAAACTGCCTGCCCCTGTGGAGCGGGATACGTTCGTGAAAGGCATCCACAGCGCCAGGTTCAAAAAGCTGCCGTCAGACTACAGGCAGCTAAGCAAAGAAGAGTTGGAGCAGATAAACGCCAGCCCCACAGGCTCACCGCTGTTGCCGCAGCAGGAGAGAGGGACCCGGCCATCCTGTGCCCTGCCCTACGAGTTGTATGTGGATGGCAGGCTGAACGAAGACAGGAAATCGTTTGAAATAACCTTTCATGCGGCAAACAAGGTGTTCGGGCAAAATGCAGCCGGAGCGCCTTTTAATGTATATGCACCGGGGAAATATCTGCAAGCCAACAAAGACGGAGACATGCGCTTCGAGGCGGTGAAAACCTGGGCCTATGCTGCAGAAGCGGGGAGCACCATTCAGGAAAAATGGCCGCTGGGGCATTTTGAGGACGGGAAATACCATCTCAGGGTATATGGGCCAAATGGCTTTTTCAGGGAGTTTGCCGGGAATGGGAAAGATCCGGCGGTAGAGGTGAACGTGGGCTACCAACGGAAGGAGACAAAAGCGACCTCTAAGCTGTCCGGGGCTCTTGAATTGAAGGTTGTGAACGGGGGCAACGCAAAGTTAAAGGTTGAGATTACAGACCACGCCTACGGAAATCCCCTGATAACAAAGGCCATCTCGGCCGCAGCAGAGGCGCTTGTCCGGATTGACACTGCATCAAGCTTCGGCTGGTATGATTTCTCTGTCCGGGTACAGGGAAACCCCGCTTTTGAGCGACGGTACGCAGGGAGAGCGGAAACCGGCAACCCTTCGCAAAGCGACCCGTTTATGGCGAGGGTTTAG